The DNA window CGGTTCGACATCACCCGGATGGGATAAAAGGTCAGAGATACTTGGTGATGGTTTTGAACTCGTCGATCGGTCCTCGTTGACTACGGGGCAAAGAGCCGACCACATCCTCGAGACAGTGATCGAGATGATCCTGAATCAGCGTGCGCTTGGCCTGCGTGATCGCCTTCTCGACGGCGGAAAGCTGTTGGGCGATATCGACACAGTTGCGTCCGCTTTCGATCATCTGCACCACGCTGCGCAGATGACCTTCGGCGCGTTTCAGGCGCTTGGAGATCGCCTCGTGATGATGGTGCGGGGCGTGGTTATGAGGACTGGAATTGCTATCGGCTTCGCTCATGAAGGGGTACGCATCCGGCAAAGATATCTTGGAATCGAGCCGCCACTGCGGCTCGAGGCTATGATCGAGCATGTGCTTGGCTCGCCGTCGGTGCCTGCGCATCAGGCCCGTGTTGGAGACCGCTCCAGCCATGATACCCCGTATAAATCCCCACCATCACGATCAGCACGCTGGAGAAGTAAGGCGCGCGAGCGGCGGCGGTCGATAGCCAGGAATACCGCTTGGAGGC is part of the Halotalea alkalilenta genome and encodes:
- a CDS encoding metal-sensing transcriptional repressor encodes the protein MSEADSNSSPHNHAPHHHHEAISKRLKRAEGHLRSVVQMIESGRNCVDIAQQLSAVEKAITQAKRTLIQDHLDHCLEDVVGSLPRSQRGPIDEFKTITKYL